One window of the Fusobacterium sp. SYSU M8D902 genome contains the following:
- a CDS encoding PTS sugar transporter subunit IIA yields the protein MYYDSLTLKLLRYINKSIEEVAEELKISERTIRYRIKDLNENFSSQKNFIYIEKKIIKFKGEISFLEKILEQEEYVFGSNERIEIILLLLLFNSEGYKAEKIITILNISRSTLKQDLKILRNELKEKNIEIISKANKGLIIVGEELEIRKLILEKLRNYFVVKNEKIELLKDLDLLKRKIIEDFLEKDLIERVAVFFKKIKIDLKKKISDEAFQIIFIYLLITLKRLRGELRLEKCQNSQFIKSTEDYKVIQNNIALLEEKNIKINSEEIIKITEFILGAHTYNFQYSFYENWILIERFIDNLIGKMSKEIEINLNEDKVLREGLINHIVPTIYRLKNNLVLQESIAEEIRYEYPNYYMNIKKFVKEIENYIGKSFSDNEIAFLVVHFILALKRKEEKIRNHKRVVIVCGLGYGTSNLLKQEIEELFDIEVVDIVPLNNINNITELDVDYVLSTMEIKDEKISIPIIRVNAFLKKEDIIKLLSYGIKNKKIEIEVEEILEVIENYIDIKDRGTIKKKLLEYSSEKEKINSLVSKSLLELLPLKNIRLDVKVDSWQEAIEEAGEILLKNSYIDKEYIEEMKNKIVDLGTYMLIDEKVLLPHGDMERNVFKTGLSYVQLAEDIIFPGGLPVKHIFALCTMNSEEHIKGLLELKQLLEEKKLRIELEKCLDKKEVLKIIEKNL from the coding sequence TTGTATTATGATAGTTTAACTTTGAAATTATTGAGATACATTAATAAGAGCATTGAAGAAGTAGCAGAAGAATTGAAAATATCAGAGAGAACTATAAGATATAGAATAAAAGATTTAAATGAAAATTTTTCTTCTCAAAAAAATTTCATTTATATAGAGAAAAAGATTATAAAATTTAAGGGAGAAATTTCATTTTTAGAGAAAATTTTAGAACAAGAAGAGTATGTCTTTGGTTCCAATGAAAGAATAGAGATAATACTACTATTACTATTATTTAATTCAGAAGGTTATAAAGCAGAAAAAATTATAACTATTTTAAATATAAGTAGAAGCACATTAAAACAAGATTTAAAAATATTAAGAAATGAATTAAAAGAAAAGAACATAGAGATCATATCTAAGGCTAACAAAGGACTGATTATAGTTGGAGAAGAGCTGGAAATTAGAAAATTAATTTTAGAGAAATTGAGAAATTATTTTGTAGTAAAAAATGAAAAAATAGAGTTATTGAAAGATTTGGATTTATTAAAAAGAAAAATTATAGAGGATTTTTTAGAGAAGGATCTAATTGAGAGAGTAGCAGTATTTTTTAAAAAAATAAAAATAGATTTAAAAAAGAAAATTTCTGATGAAGCTTTTCAAATTATTTTTATATATTTATTAATAACATTGAAGAGATTAAGAGGGGAATTGCGTCTTGAGAAATGTCAAAATTCTCAATTTATAAAAAGTACAGAAGATTATAAGGTGATTCAAAATAATATTGCTCTTTTAGAAGAGAAAAATATCAAAATAAATAGTGAAGAGATTATAAAAATAACAGAGTTTATTTTGGGAGCACACACCTACAATTTTCAGTATTCATTTTATGAGAATTGGATTTTAATAGAGAGATTTATTGATAATTTAATAGGAAAGATGAGCAAAGAGATAGAAATAAATTTGAATGAAGATAAAGTTTTGAGAGAAGGTTTAATAAATCATATAGTTCCAACTATATATAGATTGAAAAACAATCTTGTTTTACAAGAATCCATAGCAGAAGAGATAAGATATGAATATCCTAACTATTATATGAATATAAAAAAATTTGTGAAAGAGATTGAAAATTATATAGGGAAAAGTTTTTCAGATAATGAAATAGCTTTTTTAGTAGTACATTTTATTTTGGCTTTAAAAAGAAAAGAGGAAAAAATAAGGAATCATAAAAGAGTTGTTATTGTTTGTGGTTTGGGATATGGAACATCTAATTTATTAAAGCAAGAAATAGAGGAACTATTTGATATAGAGGTTGTAGATATAGTACCACTAAATAATATTAACAATATAACAGAGTTAGATGTTGATTATGTGTTGTCAACAATGGAGATAAAAGATGAAAAAATAAGTATTCCAATAATAAGAGTAAATGCTTTTTTAAAAAAAGAAGATATTATAAAATTATTAAGTTATGGAATAAAAAATAAAAAGATAGAAATAGAAGTTGAAGAGATATTAGAAGTGATAGAAAACTATATTGATATTAAAGATAGAGGGACAATAAAGAAAAAATTGTTAGAATATTCATCTGAAAAAGAGAAGATAAACTCTTTAGTTTCAAAATCATTATTAGAATTATTACCATTAAAAAATATAAGATTAGATGTGAAAGTTGATTCTTGGCAAGAAGCTATTGAAGAAGCTGGAGAGATATTATTAAAAAATAGTTACATAGATAAAGAGTATATAGAAGAGATGAAAAATAAAATTGTAGATTTGGGAACATATATGTTGATAGATGAGAAAGTTTTATTACCTCATGGAGATATGGAGAGAAATGTTTTCAAAACAGGATTATCATATGTACAATTAGCAGAAGATATTATTTTTCCAGGAGGATTACCTGTCAAACATATATTTGCTTTATGTACTATGAATTCAGAAGAACACATAAAAGGACTTTTGGAATTAAAGCAACTTTTAGAAGAAAAAAAATTAAGAATAGAGTTAGAAAAATGTTTAGATAAAAAAGAAGTGTTAAAAATAATAGAGAAAAATCTTTAA
- a CDS encoding Sapep family Mn(2+)-dependent dipeptidase — protein MKNKIENLLNNLKPEIERDFSDLISIRSLKGEKEEGYPFGREIGKVLETGLNIGEKLGFKTRNLDGYAGILEMGESDDYIGIFGHLDVVPEGTGWKTPPYTLTKDSGKFYARGVLDNKGPILACIYGVKILRELGINFNRKVRIVLGTDEESGMSDMNYYLSKEKPPVMGFTPDCKFPVVYGENGVLRIKLTYPLLEGKSYRLERIEGEYSKAFIPDYTKICYQIGEKVGEGKKAPSNNPYLGSNSLINAISSISDEILEKLDAGSAFKEILELFSDVYGERLGIKYKNPETGEVLVSLYEIKKNEEKLEVYLSVRYPVNCSEKTIVEEIEKRVSGKFEIEFSMPSVVKDREGEMVRKMSEAYLEITNLDSTPVTTTGGTYARKVPNIVAFGPSFPNEKGIAHNRDEYIEVEHFYKLIKIYALAIYKLLEIE, from the coding sequence GTGAAAAATAAAATTGAAAATTTGCTAAATAATTTAAAACCTGAGATAGAGAGAGATTTTTCAGATTTAATCTCAATTAGAAGTTTAAAAGGAGAAAAGGAAGAGGGTTATCCTTTTGGAAGAGAGATAGGGAAAGTCTTAGAAACAGGATTAAATATAGGAGAAAAACTAGGATTTAAAACAAGAAATTTAGATGGTTATGCTGGAATATTGGAGATGGGAGAATCTGATGACTATATAGGAATTTTTGGACATTTAGATGTAGTTCCAGAGGGTACAGGTTGGAAGACTCCACCATATACTTTGACAAAAGATAGCGGGAAATTCTACGCTAGAGGTGTATTAGATAATAAAGGACCAATATTAGCTTGTATCTATGGTGTAAAAATCTTAAGAGAGTTGGGAATAAATTTTAATAGAAAAGTTAGAATAGTTTTGGGAACAGATGAAGAGAGTGGAATGAGTGACATGAACTACTATCTTTCTAAGGAGAAGCCCCCAGTTATGGGATTTACTCCTGATTGTAAATTTCCAGTAGTCTATGGAGAGAATGGGGTATTGAGAATAAAACTTACTTATCCTCTACTTGAGGGAAAAAGTTATAGATTAGAGAGAATAGAGGGAGAGTATTCAAAAGCTTTTATTCCAGATTATACAAAAATCTGTTATCAAATTGGTGAAAAAGTTGGTGAGGGGAAAAAAGCTCCTTCAAATAATCCATACTTAGGAAGCAACTCACTAATTAATGCTATCTCCTCAATTTCAGATGAGATATTGGAAAAATTAGATGCTGGATCTGCTTTTAAAGAGATATTGGAGCTATTTTCAGATGTTTATGGAGAGAGATTGGGAATAAAGTATAAGAATCCTGAGACAGGAGAGGTCTTAGTGAGCTTATATGAGATTAAGAAAAATGAGGAAAAACTAGAGGTATATTTAAGTGTAAGATACCCTGTTAATTGTAGTGAAAAAACTATAGTTGAAGAGATTGAAAAAAGAGTTAGTGGTAAGTTTGAAATTGAATTTTCAATGCCAAGTGTAGTTAAGGATAGAGAGGGTGAAATGGTTAGAAAGATGTCTGAAGCATATTTAGAAATAACTAACCTAGATAGCACCCCAGTTACTACTACAGGTGGAACTTATGCTAGAAAAGTACCTAACATAGTAGCTTTTGGACCATCTTTTCCAAATGAAAAAGGAATTGCCCACAATAGAGATGAATATATAGAGGTGGAGCATTTTTATAAATTAATAAAAATATATGCTTTGGCAATTTATAAGTTACTAGAGATAGAGTAA
- a CDS encoding GrdB-related putative oxidoreductase produces MTKIMLVLNQTQAGQGGEENSSLPLAGKKGALGPGVMMEPYLKEFDAKIIATIFCGDKNFLENELENSKKIAAMAKKLEADVIVCGPAFNYERFGEMCGYLVRFLRENTNIPCVGAMSEDNPAYEKYSGLDLVKTPKKGGIGLNDALKNIVKKAVECCEK; encoded by the coding sequence ATGACAAAGATAATGTTAGTATTAAATCAAACACAAGCTGGACAAGGTGGAGAGGAGAACTCTTCTCTACCTCTAGCTGGAAAAAAGGGAGCTTTAGGGCCTGGAGTTATGATGGAACCATATCTAAAGGAGTTTGATGCTAAGATAATAGCAACAATATTCTGTGGTGATAAGAATTTTTTAGAGAATGAACTAGAAAATAGTAAGAAAATAGCAGCTATGGCAAAAAAACTTGAAGCTGATGTCATTGTTTGTGGACCAGCATTTAACTATGAAAGATTTGGAGAGATGTGTGGTTATTTAGTAAGATTCTTAAGAGAAAATACTAATATACCTTGTGTGGGAGCTATGAGTGAAGATAATCCAGCATATGAAAAATATAGTGGATTAGATCTAGTAAAAACTCCTAAAAAAGGTGGAATAGGCTTAAATGATGCTTTGAAAAATATAGTTAAGAAAGCTGTTGAGTGCTGTGAAAAATAA
- the celB gene encoding PTS cellobiose transporter subunit IIC encodes MNKLMGNLEKVLMPLAEKIGRDKYLISIRDGFLVSSPLLIVGSLFLLVANFPIPGWNEFWARFFGEGWADKLSHPVSATFDVMTILAVIGIGYSYGRQEEVNGINSAAIALVSFFILTPFVISFVPQGSSITYSVSGIPLGWMGSKGVFVGMFTAILSVKLFAKIIKKGIIIRMPEGVPPTVAKSFEALIPSAIVMIVVFIIKTLFEMTEFNDIHTFIYKFLQLPLVSIGATLPACVISYIFLHLFWFFGINGSSVVGAVYNPILRVLSIENLEAFKTGAPLPNIITGQFQDMFATFGGAGSTLSLIVAMLFVCKSKRIRNLGSLSLLPGIFGINEPIIYGLPMMLNPLMLIPFIIVPTFNIIVAYYAMFFGLVPYTNGVQLPWTTPIIFSGFLTTGIRGAILQGILFVIGVLIYIPFIKIMDKQYLMEENKEEEKEEEDDISFEDVSFDDLEV; translated from the coding sequence ATGAATAAATTAATGGGAAATTTGGAAAAAGTTTTAATGCCGTTGGCTGAAAAAATCGGAAGAGATAAGTATCTAATATCTATTAGAGATGGATTCTTAGTTTCTTCACCACTATTAATAGTAGGATCTCTATTCCTTCTAGTTGCTAACTTTCCAATACCAGGTTGGAATGAGTTTTGGGCAAGATTCTTTGGAGAGGGATGGGCAGATAAATTATCACATCCAGTATCAGCGACATTTGATGTAATGACAATATTAGCAGTTATAGGAATAGGATATAGTTATGGACGTCAAGAGGAGGTAAATGGAATAAACTCTGCAGCAATAGCTCTAGTATCATTCTTTATCTTAACACCATTTGTTATATCTTTCGTTCCTCAAGGATCTTCAATCACTTATTCTGTAAGTGGTATACCATTAGGTTGGATGGGATCAAAAGGTGTTTTCGTTGGTATGTTTACAGCTATATTATCAGTAAAACTATTTGCTAAGATAATAAAGAAAGGAATAATTATAAGAATGCCTGAGGGAGTTCCACCTACAGTAGCAAAATCTTTTGAGGCTTTAATCCCTTCAGCTATAGTTATGATAGTTGTATTTATAATAAAAACTCTATTTGAAATGACAGAATTTAATGATATTCATACATTTATTTACAAGTTTTTACAGTTACCATTGGTGTCTATAGGAGCAACTTTACCAGCTTGTGTTATTTCATATATATTCTTACACCTATTCTGGTTCTTTGGAATAAATGGTTCAAGTGTAGTTGGAGCTGTATATAACCCAATATTAAGAGTTTTATCTATTGAGAACCTAGAGGCTTTCAAAACAGGAGCACCTCTACCTAATATAATAACAGGGCAATTCCAAGATATGTTTGCAACATTTGGAGGAGCTGGAAGTACATTATCATTGATAGTAGCAATGTTATTTGTATGTAAAAGTAAGAGAATAAGAAATTTAGGAAGTTTATCATTATTACCAGGAATATTTGGAATTAATGAACCAATTATCTATGGATTACCAATGATGTTAAACCCATTGATGTTAATTCCATTTATAATAGTTCCTACATTCAATATTATCGTAGCTTACTATGCTATGTTCTTTGGATTGGTACCATATACAAATGGTGTTCAATTACCTTGGACAACACCAATTATCTTCTCTGGATTCTTAACAACAGGAATAAGAGGAGCAATTTTACAAGGAATACTATTCGTAATTGGAGTTTTAATATATATTCCATTTATCAAAATTATGGATAAACAATATTTAATGGAAGAAAATAAAGAAGAGGAGAAGGAAGAAGAGGACGATATCTCTTTTGAAGATGTTTCTTTTGATGATTTAGAGGTGTAA
- a CDS encoding PTS sugar transporter subunit IIB yields MKKKVYLFCYAGMSTSLLVAKMNKVVEKFNLPIEIEAHSYAQAHTIIPEQKPDCIVLGPQVKFMFEDMKEKYAPTPVMVVDTADYGAMNGEKVLKEIIRVLKGGK; encoded by the coding sequence ATGAAGAAAAAAGTTTATTTATTTTGTTATGCAGGAATGTCAACTAGCTTATTAGTTGCAAAAATGAATAAAGTAGTGGAGAAATTTAATTTACCAATTGAGATAGAGGCTCATTCATATGCACAGGCTCATACAATAATACCAGAACAAAAACCTGATTGCATAGTACTAGGACCACAAGTAAAGTTTATGTTTGAAGATATGAAAGAGAAGTATGCACCAACTCCAGTAATGGTAGTAGATACAGCTGATTATGGGGCTATGAACGGAGAAAAAGTATTAAAAGAGATAATCAGAGTATTAAAAGGGGGTAAATAA